The following coding sequences lie in one bacterium genomic window:
- a CDS encoding MFS transporter, whose amino-acid sequence MFALFKFRRENPGQVWAWATYDFGNSAFATTILAVIFNKYYAGVIAGGADGIELFGTRVPGTTVFSFFVSASMILIALLVPILSALSDLGQLKRRMLLLHVGIGATATAMLATIGEGGWLIGGVWFVIAQFGFAGGNIFYNAMLLDIADPHDYARVSAIGWAWGYLGGGLLLALNLVMLQYPHLLGAEPGTFTVQDCFLSAAVWWGLFTIPLALSYRTQALAIRPRIGAAIRSLKSSLMSLKRLPTFTRFFIAYLLYNDGVETVIIMASIFGDQELRMSTGDLVLFFLMVQGVAFIGSLIFGVIAERFDNRRAVLLGVGVWCVISLWGWQLGWLGDAHTEYWFLGILAGLVMGGTQAASRSLQAVLIPPQQSAEFFSFFAISGKFASAVGPAIFGLAVWATGSLRLGMLSLLLFFLAGAWLLWNVSESRGRREALEFAIDNRD is encoded by the coding sequence GTGTTTGCCCTCTTCAAGTTCCGCCGCGAGAATCCCGGACAGGTTTGGGCTTGGGCAACCTACGATTTCGGAAACTCGGCATTTGCCACGACGATTCTCGCCGTAATTTTCAACAAGTATTACGCAGGCGTCATTGCCGGCGGAGCGGATGGCATCGAGTTGTTCGGCACACGCGTACCGGGAACAACCGTGTTCAGCTTCTTTGTTTCCGCAAGCATGATCTTGATCGCGCTGCTGGTGCCGATACTTTCGGCGTTGTCTGACCTAGGTCAACTGAAACGGCGCATGTTGTTGTTACATGTTGGAATTGGAGCAACGGCGACGGCGATGTTAGCGACGATCGGAGAAGGCGGTTGGCTGATAGGGGGAGTCTGGTTTGTTATTGCACAGTTTGGTTTTGCCGGCGGCAATATCTTTTACAATGCAATGTTGTTAGATATCGCCGACCCCCATGACTACGCCAGAGTCTCCGCTATCGGTTGGGCTTGGGGATACCTTGGTGGTGGGCTTCTGCTTGCGCTGAATCTCGTCATGCTTCAGTATCCCCACTTGCTCGGTGCTGAGCCGGGGACTTTCACAGTTCAGGACTGTTTCTTGAGCGCTGCTGTATGGTGGGGACTCTTCACCATTCCTTTGGCACTGAGCTATAGAACTCAAGCGTTAGCAATCAGGCCTCGTATCGGTGCCGCTATTCGCTCTCTGAAGAGCAGTCTGATGAGCTTGAAACGCCTGCCGACATTCACCCGCTTCTTCATCGCATATTTGCTCTACAATGACGGAGTGGAGACCGTCATCATCATGGCTTCGATCTTCGGCGATCAGGAATTGCGGATGTCCACGGGTGACTTGGTTCTCTTTTTCTTGATGGTGCAGGGGGTGGCGTTCATTGGATCGCTCATTTTCGGTGTGATAGCCGAACGGTTTGACAATCGCCGCGCAGTACTTCTTGGTGTGGGAGTCTGGTGTGTCATCTCGCTTTGGGGCTGGCAACTGGGGTGGCTTGGCGATGCGCACACGGAGTATTGGTTTCTCGGCATTCTCGCCGGACTTGTGATGGGGGGCACGCAAGCTGCATCGCGATCCCTGCAAGCCGTGTTGATTCCACCGCAGCAATCTGCAGAGTTCTTCAGCTTCTTTGCTATCTCCGGGAAGTTCGCCAGCGCGGTCGGCCCAGCGATATTCGGCTTAGCAGTTTGGGCAACGGGAAGCCTACGTCTGGGAATGCTATCGCTATTACTCTTCTTTTTGGCAGGAGCGTGGCTCTTGTGGAACGTGTCGGAGTCAAGAGGGCGCAGGGAAGCATTGGAGTTCGCAATCGACAATCGGGACTGA
- a CDS encoding inositol monophosphatase: MLDYKTEFRDAHELSKDTDTCALLALEACQLGAEVLLDYWKKLNRSDIREKSAGDLVTSADLESERIISEFLSNRMPEAGIVCEEGTERRGKGLVWYLDPLDGTTNFVQKFPIFAVSLGLAELQESAPAELLCGVVLNPVSGEVFWAARGKGSYLGNRKLRVADKERLSDAMIATGFPRRYHEELPRLLREFALIFPKCRALRRAGSAALDLCWTAQGIFDGFWEHRLSPWDIAAGALIVKEAGGECCDFRGGPGFLQSGNIVGASPYIKREILRCLAEANDWPPPVE, translated from the coding sequence GTGTTAGACTATAAGACCGAATTTCGCGACGCGCACGAGTTATCGAAAGATACTGATACGTGCGCGTTGCTTGCTTTGGAGGCCTGTCAGTTAGGCGCGGAAGTTCTGCTCGATTATTGGAAGAAGCTGAACCGAAGCGATATACGTGAAAAGTCTGCAGGAGATCTGGTCACGAGCGCCGACCTTGAGTCTGAGCGCATCATATCGGAGTTCTTGTCGAATAGAATGCCGGAAGCCGGAATCGTCTGTGAAGAGGGCACCGAGCGAAGAGGGAAGGGGCTTGTCTGGTATCTTGATCCGCTCGATGGAACGACGAATTTCGTTCAGAAGTTTCCGATATTTGCTGTGAGTTTGGGACTGGCAGAGCTTCAAGAATCGGCGCCAGCCGAACTTCTATGCGGAGTTGTACTGAATCCCGTTTCCGGAGAGGTCTTTTGGGCTGCGCGCGGCAAGGGAAGCTATCTTGGCAATAGGAAACTGCGAGTTGCCGACAAAGAACGCCTGAGTGATGCGATGATTGCCACCGGATTCCCCCGGCGTTATCATGAAGAGCTTCCCCGACTTCTTCGCGAGTTCGCGTTGATTTTTCCAAAGTGTCGAGCCTTGAGACGTGCGGGATCTGCGGCGCTGGACCTTTGTTGGACTGCGCAAGGGATTTTCGATGGCTTTTGGGAGCACCGTTTGAGTCCCTGGGATATCGCAGCAGGAGCACTGATTGTCAAAGAAGCAGGTGGCGAGTGTTGCGACTTTCGAGGGGGTCCCGGGTTCCTTCAGAGCGGAAACATCGTGGGCGCGTCGCCTTATATCAAGAGGGAGATTCTGCGCTGTCTGGCCGAGGCGAACGATTGGCCCCCGCCCGTCGAATAG
- a CDS encoding chloride channel protein translates to MPRLFEPRRDVVATFSEQTALFISLLRWTILALAVGILVGCSTYGFVTLLEEASAAAGKFPFLVFLLPLSIALVAGFVKWFAPDAEGHGTDRIIDAVHNASGRIRLRVVPVKVAATVMTIAAGGSAGKEGPAAQIGAAIASAFAGVMRLSDRDRKKIVVCGISAGFAAVFGTPVAGALFGIEVLFLGHLLYDVLVPSFVAGITAYQVATWLGLQYWSHTVVDVPPIEGSFIIQLVLTGVVFGVVTVLFIEAVRTMRKLFTAVWPNIYARGLMGGVILIGLSYLFGVEVLGLGTQHIELVFEGEQISPMLWLGKILATATTLEAGGSGGMVTPIFFIGATFGSFWATVIGANPVTMAALGTTSILAGAANTPIAASMLAIEMFGAEIGPYAAGCAMVSFIMTGHRSIYPSQILSISKSDSLEAGLNLPLDASQSARLNLEGHEDLARVYSFPMRIWRFLVSGVWIGRSK, encoded by the coding sequence ATGCCTCGTTTATTTGAACCACGCCGTGATGTCGTCGCAACTTTTTCCGAGCAGACTGCACTGTTCATATCGTTGCTCCGCTGGACAATCCTTGCGCTGGCAGTCGGCATACTCGTGGGCTGCTCAACGTATGGCTTTGTAACGCTGCTTGAAGAAGCATCGGCAGCGGCCGGCAAATTCCCATTCCTCGTCTTTTTGTTGCCATTATCCATCGCCCTGGTTGCAGGATTCGTCAAATGGTTTGCGCCCGATGCAGAAGGTCACGGAACAGACAGGATTATTGATGCCGTTCACAACGCAAGCGGCAGAATCCGTTTGCGCGTGGTTCCTGTAAAGGTCGCGGCGACGGTTATGACGATAGCGGCGGGCGGAAGTGCCGGCAAGGAAGGCCCTGCGGCTCAGATTGGAGCGGCCATCGCTTCGGCTTTCGCTGGAGTGATGCGGCTAAGCGATCGGGACCGGAAGAAGATCGTCGTATGTGGAATCTCTGCAGGTTTCGCCGCAGTATTCGGAACACCCGTAGCCGGCGCGTTGTTCGGGATTGAAGTTCTGTTTCTCGGACACTTGCTATACGATGTTCTTGTCCCGTCATTTGTCGCGGGCATTACGGCCTATCAGGTCGCCACGTGGCTGGGTCTTCAATACTGGTCGCATACAGTGGTGGACGTTCCCCCGATTGAGGGAAGTTTCATCATTCAGCTCGTGCTGACAGGGGTGGTGTTTGGCGTCGTGACAGTGCTCTTCATAGAGGCTGTTCGCACGATGCGAAAGCTCTTCACTGCTGTGTGGCCCAACATCTACGCTCGAGGCCTGATGGGCGGAGTGATCCTCATAGGGCTTTCATATCTCTTCGGTGTCGAAGTTCTTGGACTCGGCACACAGCACATTGAGCTTGTCTTTGAAGGCGAACAGATCTCGCCCATGTTGTGGCTCGGAAAGATCCTTGCGACGGCAACGACTCTCGAAGCCGGCGGATCGGGCGGCATGGTGACGCCGATCTTCTTTATTGGTGCGACTTTTGGCAGCTTCTGGGCAACAGTCATCGGGGCAAATCCGGTAACGATGGCCGCGCTTGGTACGACATCGATACTCGCGGGCGCAGCCAATACGCCCATTGCCGCTTCAATGCTTGCCATTGAAATGTTCGGAGCCGAGATTGGTCCTTACGCCGCCGGTTGCGCAATGGTTTCGTTCATCATGACGGGGCATCGCAGCATCTATCCGAGCCAGATACTCTCGATTTCCAAGAGCGACTCACTCGAGGCTGGGTTAAATTTGCCGCTGGATGCCTCGCAGTCCGCACGGCTCAATCTGGAAGGGCATGAAGACCTTGCGCGAGTGTACTCTTTCCCCATGCGAATCTGGCGATTTCTTGTCAGCGGAGTTTGGATCGGTCGGAGCAAGTAG